Part of the Dreissena polymorpha isolate Duluth1 chromosome 12, UMN_Dpol_1.0, whole genome shotgun sequence genome, TGTACATTAAGTGTGTGTACATTAAATGTGTGTACATTAAGTGTGTGTACATTAAGTGTGTGTACATTAAGTGTGTGTACATTAAGTGTGTGTACATTAAGTGTGTGTACATTAAGTGTGTGTACATTAAGTGTGTGTACATTAAGTGTGTGTACATTAAGTGTGTGTACATTAAATGTGTGTACATTAAGTGTGTGTACATTAAGTGTGTGTACATTAAGTGTGTGTACATTAAGTGTGTGTACATTAAGTGTGTGTACATTAAATGTGTGTACATTAAGTGTGTGTACATTAAGTGTGTGTACATTAAATGTGTGTACGCATTGTTTATAACTCATAATTAATCCATATTTAAAGTGACTGTCATAATAGAAATATATTTGGTTTTCTGCATGCCATAACATGTTGTTTCCATTTATTTCAGTTTGTTTCTGTTGAAATCAAAGGAGAGCGTGCTAAAGACAAATCATTCGTGAAGAAATTAAGCACAAACAAATTATTGATTGGAGTACTATTTTTTACATTCATAGCTTTAATGCTACATTACTTGTGTTACGAGTAATTGACTGTTGTTTGCTCACACATTTGTTAGATGCACGACGATGCGAGTATGTTTAGTGATTATTATCATTAATGTTTAGTTCTGCGTGTTATGTTCTGTGTCGTGAAATACTAGATGATAAAACGAGTCTGTCCTTTTTTTCCTGAGTTAAATTATTGTTAAGTTAACATATCTAAAGGtcctctgatttttttttaattttatattttgtatatgtattataCGTCAGAATATCATTTATTTGTCTTGTTTGGAAGATAAACGTATATGGATGAAGATAAAAAAATACTAACCAGCAAAACGCGGGCGCAGAGTTCTCGCCGCGTTGATATGCAGTGATCAACGTAGTTGACATGCAGTTTAACCTTCTTCTATATTTCAGAAAACACTCTGCATGATGAAAGTGTGTACTCAGCATAAAGATCGGCGCATTTGTTATTGGCTCATCAGGCCATGTCATTTGATATACTGTTAAAGCAATATTATTGGTTGGAAACTAATTTCTTTGATTTTCGCGGGGAACTACAAAATCACATGTCCAAATTACGTTCAAGTTCGAAGTTTTATATCAGACAAAAGATTAACGAATTTAATTTTAGACCAGAACAAAAAAAACACGTACACGAATAACAACTTTATACAAGACACACATTAAGATCGTATTATGTTGTATAAGATAATCTAAAGCAACGAAGCAAACTTCTTTAAATTTGTTAGAATATGCATTCTGCTATTATGCGATGTtacttatgctcgattggtcattgtcggctcgggtactactaacatgtaccccgggtactcttgagcatacttacatgtactccATGTACGGTAAATACTAGTAtgcttaaacgtacccggtcgatattagactgtacccgagttggaTTCCCGCCCagaatccgatgtcgtaaaacgcgctaccgattaccgtaaaacgacattgtttatcttaaacaaacttctttttttaactgcatcaacatgctttttgaatatGAGGTCCgataatttaacagaaaatttacataaatattaacataataaaatttaaaaaaatagactacaacgaccgatttagcgttaaaattccccggtacgttaaagtatatttaccatacccggggtacatataagtatacttaagagtacccggggtacatgtaagtagtacccgagccgacaatgaccaatcgagcgatactTATGTACATGATGCAGTAGAGAAATATTTACTTTTGTAAGTATACAAAACGATGTCTAACTAATTATTAAATTACTGATgtataattttctatttattatctttttttgaCAAACGACGGAACGAATCGTTTATAATTTCACATGCATTTAAATCATATTGCTTTGGCTGAATGGCACCCTAACATTAATGTGATTCAAGTCAAGGCAAGCAtatagtattttgtgtttaaaagcattCCGCTGTACTGTCAACTACTGCAATTCTGTCACGTAACATGATATACACTGTGTGcactatacaaacaaaaaagcaatAAGCACATGTGACGTCTGCGCACTTCATGATAGTTTCTGTCGAATATTTGATATCGATTTATCTAAAGCTAAGCGATAACATCAGGAACTCGCGATACTTTCTTTTCTTTGTagcttttttgttaaaaatacgaaCAATAGTTTATTCTGTGGTTGCTCGCCTTTCATAATAGTAAATCTTTAATAAGGGATAACTATCACGTAGTTCTTATAATTCAGTTTTATTCGCATGTAAACagttaacattaattaatattgaaattagTTAAAAGCCGTCCGTCATATATTCTTCCGCTGCGTATTGCGCAAAGGATCCTTACTTTTACAAGGACAACGTTTCAATAGAGTCTGCTtcgcaaaaataaacatattgtgAGTGTCAAATAATATCTAAAATATTGGATTTATATATcggatacatttattttatttactttttacgACAAACCATTTATTTTCCTATTTAATAAGGATTAACAGTGACATTCATAAATTTGTAAAATCTGTATTCTTTAGTTAATTCAATTAAACGAATATGATCGCATGATGCAAACATTTAATCGTAAATTCAATAGTTATTTAAGTGAATATGATAAAATTTAGCAAACAAGATCGAATATTCATcctgaaatataaaaacaaacgtgTAGAGTCTGCCAAAAATAAAGGTCTATCAGGCTGGTCAGTGTAGTCAGTGTgttgaaaacaaaccacttttgttTATGCCTCATGGTGTTTGTGAAGTAAAGTAACTTCGAGTACATGAATCACATTTAACGCTTTAGATTAATGCATATACTTGTGGGCGTTGCATGGATGAGAAATGCTTTAAAGAGGAAATACATATGCAAGATTCGTTCATACAACGACAATTTTGTCAAGTGCGATCGGACATTATATCATTGTTTATCGAGCAGCCTCATTGCTGATACAATTGAATAAAGTACTGGATGTTAAACAAATGCATCATACAATGTATGTGGGCTCTGTGTCATTTCAAGTGAgcatatttgaattatttttatgagaattattattaatattttaattttaaaaagtgataatactatttttattgttgatagaataatgatgatgatgatgatgctgatgatggtggtggtgttggtgataattatgatgatgatgatgatgatgatgatgatggtgatgatgatgatgatgatgatgattacgatgatgccgatgatgacgatgattataattataagtattattatcatGAACACTATCATTATAATGATtaccatcatcattattattatttaagatttatttaacgAACTTGCACCAAGATGATACAATTGCTCGACCTCTTTACCATTATCCAATGTGTTATTTCAGGCAAGAAATCAACACTGTTATAGCGAAGCGTTGGTTTGGCATTAAGAAGGTTAATTATTAGGACCTTCTGACATTGATCTTGTTCGCAAACGTGCAATGTGTACACTAAATGAAGTTAAAATGGGTTTGTTTATAACGTATTTATCATGTGTTGTTATCGTCAACTCTAAAATAAATAGGATATCAGCAACACCAAAATATGAAAATAGGTCAGCAAATGGAAATCTCCGGAAGTTTGTTGATATCTACGATGATATTGAGTTACAGTGGCTAGATTCAGTAAAATGGAAAGCGGTTGAAGGGCAAATGGCGATCTCGGGGACAGATATTCCTGACTACTGCCACACGTGCAATTGTACGCAGCTTAATAATGACATGTATGTGGATTGCGCTCACAGAGATTTATCAACTGCTTTCGAGTCCATACGCTCAAATACTTTGGTGCTTGATTATAGTGATAACGGTATCGAAATTGTGTCATTTGAAAATTTCGTTGGCTTGACACATTTAAACGTGTTGAGCTTATCGTTTAATCTTATAATTCATCTTGATGATACCGCATTTAATGATCTTACAAATCTTACGGAATTATACTTGGACCACAACAGCTTGATTGTGTTGCATTATTGTATTCCAACAGGAACGCTAGATCACCTGACTAACCTGCGAGTACTTACACTACACGGAAATGTCAACCTTATTGATTCGGGCTCAAAACTCAATGGCGAAACATTTCGATCATTGAGAAATCTACTTTTTCTTTCCATCGATGGATTTAAAAACATTACTTTCGACAAGAATTTTCTGTATACAAATCTGTCAACACTGCTGATAAAAGGAGAACCGTCAAGATGTGACATTGACGTTTTAGAAGATGATGCATTTGATGGTTTGTCCAAACTGCAAAATCTCGTGATGAAACAGTGCAAGATCAAATTGCTTTCACCGGTAGCTCTTGCAAATCTTAAGTCCTTGGTATACTTTGACATTTCAGGCAATCATCTTTTGGGCATGAAACAAGTTTTAGGTCCCGTTGCTAAGGCTTTGATAAACAGTAAAATTAAAATTCTCAAATTAAACGGGGTATCGCATCAAACTGGTATCAAGTTAAAGAGCGAAGACTTTTTGTACATAAGTCATTTAAATCTTATGGAATTACATATGGATTTAAATAGTATCGTAACGCCAGACGGCTACGGTTTCGTATTTTCAAATCACTCTACACTGAAAGTACTAAGTCTTCGACGAAACATGTTATATTATAGCGAATGGTTCGttgaaaatgtgttgtttttaaacCCCAACATAGAAGTGCTAGATTGTGGAGATCAGTTTACGGTTTTAAGTCTTCTTAATATCACAATAGAAAATTCGGAACATGACTCAGAAGTATACTTAAATCACCGCAAGCTCAGTATTCGTAAATTCATATTTACTGGAACTAGAAAAATGTTAATCCTTCCGGATTTTGGAAGAACAAACTTTGTTGAATATATTGACATTTCTTGTAATTATATCTCAAAATTTACTGACAACCAACTGAcgaatttatttcatttaatgtttcTTAACATGTCTAACAGCTTCATAGAAACACTTTCTTACTCTTTGTTTAAGAACACTCCATCTTTAAAATATCTTGATATGCAAAACAATCTTCTTGGATTCGGGCTAAACTCGTCAAAAGCTGCAGATATGTTTGCACCTTTAAAAAATTTGGAGACCATTATTCTTTCAAAGAATAGGATTTACAgcttaaacaaacatattttctcTAAATGCGTCGCAATTAAAACGATTGATCTCTCAGAAAATTACCTTGATACTTTTGATTTGATTCTTCATACTCTAAACAATGTGTCAGTCCTGAATCTTCGAAATAATCGAATCCAAACATTGTCTCAGACCGTACGCTCATATCTATCAATAATTGCATCCAAGCATTTAGTTGTAGTAAATTTAGAAAACAATAAACTTATTTGTAGCTGTGATAATATAGAGTTCTTGAACTGGCTTTTAAATACAACTGTTTCTGTAACAGGCAAAGATGATTATAATTGTTACTTCAGCAATTCTAGCCAATCTTTGATTAATACAAACACAGTGCAAGCTTTAGAAACGGAGTGTTTCAAGTACTTAGCCTTAATTATAGTACTAACGGCTATAATAACCCTATATTTGGTATTAAATATAGCGGTAATTATCTTTAGATATCGCTGGCATATCTTGTATCGGTACATAGCTTCGTTAAGAATCGAGATCGGAAAACGAACTTAAGGCAACAACTGTTTCAGTATGATGCACATGTAGCCTATTCTGATAATGATAGCAGTCACACTATTATGGCTTTGCATGATAGGCTTGAAGTTGAACGCAAAATGCGGCTAAATATTCGAGACCGCGACTTTCCGCTGGGGGAGGTCAATGCATTGAACATCTTGGAAGCAATCAGCGCAAGCAGAAAAACAATTTTACTACTCAGCAGGCATTTCATCAAAGACAAATGGTGTAAATTCGAAATGAACATTGCAATTATGGAAGGAATACAGACAAAACGCCCCGTATGCGTAATTGTGTACCTGGAAGATATTCCTTTGAGGTTTCTTCCAAAGGAAATAAGCAGACTTCTTCAAGATGCAACAGTGTTAGATTTTCCAAATGACGAGCATTTTCCACAAAACGTATTTTGGCAAAGCTTGGAAAACGCCATAAGCGAGTGAAAAGGTACGATAGAGCAAAAATTATGCTCATTATGAAGTACAATCAAATTGATAAATTGGCAAGTGAATTAAACTTAATTAATGTTTCTATACTTTAGTGTTGTATCAACAgaatcaaagaaaaacatgtttattaattgtacacaagAACAGCGTTCTTGAGGAAAAGCTTCGCTTCAAGTACGatgcaaatattaacatttggatTTTGCTTTTCACACCCTTCGTCCATGAATCTGTAGGTCCGTCTGTCAGTGAGACGGATAATATTCGTCCCGATTATATTTAATCAAGCTATTTATGTCATCAAGGTACATACATTGATTGGTTTACCAAAATCACGATGAAAGTCCTATTAAAAACATAACACGCGTAGTTTGTAGTGTTGTTTGATTGTACTTGCTAGGCGGCGTACAGTGCTAAACAGGTTTACTATAAAGCTTCCTATGGTTATTTCCTCTGCCCAGTTGCATGACCATTTGATATATGCTTTATTAAATGTCaacctttttataattttaacacaaCAACATTTAATGTCTTAACATGAAGAGATTGGTATCAGATGAACTACAGTACACAATGTGTGTTCTTTTTGCTGAAATATGTTCTTGGTCAATTATGTCCGAGTCATGTCAGTGAAGTTAAAGTGTTATATTGAagcataaacatattttgtttaagaagCTGTTGTATATTGCTTTGCAGACGTCCGTCGGTTGGTTTGTCTGATGGTCGGTCTTTAGACTATTTCGTTTCCATTAGGTCATTGGGCTCAGAGCGCACTAAGACGTACTTTAATAGCGCGTAGCATGAAATCTtcgcgttaaaggggccttttcacagattttggcatgtattgaagtttgtcattaaatgctttatgttgatatattttaaaattggatctaaaaatctccagtaaaaaaatcaagaataaaatttaaaagataaaaagtgaaaccctcaacagggctcgaaccactgacccctggagtccgggtgtaaaaagtctcccatttagTCCACTCGAATCGACCGTGCTCATACACTGactgatgtattttaaactttatataagcaatcctcgtagtttcacaaaatagaacgacaacaacagaactctccaagttattcaatcgtttcgcgttgcaacgttttgtaattttcaggtttttaaatcgtcaaaagatgcatataatggctattttagagcatggtaaatgttcagtataactgtttcctctcaaatatcataactaaaacgaaaatgtgcgaatctgaaacatttttttttaaattgtgtcaatttaccaaaccgtgaaaaggcccctttaaaataattcATGCTATTTACATGTGAATATGTAATACTTTTCGTCATGTGGGAACCATGATTACTGCATATTTTAAAACACATCAGGCTATTGAAATTAAGTGTGCCGATATGGTTTTAAGCCACATAGTGGTATTCGGAAGTATTAATTTAATAGTGTTTTTAAACGTGAACGCATGGGTGTCTCTCAAGTAAATTTTAAGGTAGTtacataaacaaacaatatttttcatgTGTACCTAGTACTATCGGAATTAAAAGTAATTAATTGTATTTCCAGGGCTTGAAGTGATGTTGAAttcaatatatacatttgtaaaccAGATTCATACTTTACCAAGACATTCGTTTCATAAAAAGATGTATTGTCTAAGCCAGTTATAGACACTCCAAATTATGGATGTTGTTTATGTtgtatgtatgcattattttatatgtatcttttattgtataatgtttaatgtaCAACTTTGGTTTTTATGAATTGCTTGCATTTGTAGTGTTCAATGTGTAGTCTCAGTTTGTGTAGTTTGTCTAATTTGATGATGTTCATATTTCGGTGTAAATAAATATAGATTCAAATGTATGTTGTTTTCCTCGATAAACTACCCTACCCAGGTCCTGCAACATTGACTCGCCGTACACCAAATAAATGTAATCCTAATGTCATCCTTAGCAGACTATAATCAGCACAGTCGTTAGTGTTGGGTGAAAATCGGCTTTTTTTTATTTCGCAcaccaaaaatataataatggtgtttcataaaaatatatttcttaaaacTCGAAGAATCAAATTGTCATTCAATTGATAAGGAACACCACGTCGAGAACCGTATTTTCTTTTCGGTGTTTAGATGCGCTACGGTACTCCAAAGTCTCTTTTGGACAGTAGTTCACACAAATGTATGCTCTATTGTACAATATGAATGCCACAAAAACGTGGTTGATATTATTAAAATGGAACGAAGATCCAATATGGcgaattataaattatttgcatAGGTCAGACGCATGGTTTATTCTCTGCGTATAGTATTTAGCTGAGCTATTTTACGGCGTACTTTCTCTTCATGGCATACAGCCTTTTGCTTTGGGGTATTCAGCCACCCTAAAGTGAGTTTAGTATTCTACGTTCAAAACAGTTAGCCGCTTAATGGCTCGTGGTCTGTCAACAGActgataaaaaaaactaatttcacAATTCCTTCTTgagatgtattgcaatacaatatcaaagctccTTTTTTCTTCTGGCTGAATTAGATAAGAAAACGTAACACTTTATAGTATAAGTACAGTACAAGAAGTAGGAGAGAGTTGtctctataaaaatgataaaatgataatgCAGGACTGTTAACAGTCTTAATGGCCCGGTATGTGTTGTAAAGACATATCTAACCTATAGAGAGCCATTTCCAATCTTACATCATAAGCCAATGCGACAATGTGGTATTTTCATTAATACAATCCGACTGGTACAAGTCATTTGAATTCACACACATAGCGAATGCTTTATTGTTACTAACATTTTGAGAGGTTGTTATTTcactattattgtttttatatccagccatttaaagaaattattgcgtttaacaaaaaatcaaagaaatatatgaagaaaagatatatatatttttatagacTAACTACTGGATATGAAAAAGGGGTTTTCAATTCAAATACGGATACGCGCATGTGCACAACTATATAGCCTCTAAAAATGCGCATTATGGAACATAGATAATATCCCTACAATAACATATGTcacataattaattaataaataatatgatgaGTAGTCTTGAAAACAATCAAATTCATGTCAAAGACAATGCGATCAATGTGAATGGTTCGGGCCAAGATAATTTTACCCAATGCGTTTCTGCACACAATAGATAAATAAtggaataaaaaaatgcattcacGTGCAATATTTGTCTTTTCCCGAAAGAGATTTCAAATCGcgctaattaacccatttatgcctagcgtctcgaaaaaaggccttggcaaacagcgtagacccagatgagacgccgcatgttgcggcgtctcatcagggtctgcgctgtttgcctacaggaatttatgtaagaaatattcttaatatagaaacaaatatactaaacatccctaagtttggaaataaattgatccaatttagaaggatgggagagtccactaggcataaatgagttaaaagaAATGTGAAGCGCGAAAGCAGTAAGCGTCTTGACGTGCTCACAGACTGCCAGATGGGGCTGCAGGCTGGGAAGTCCGGGACAACTAACAGATAACACCTACAAGTGATCTCCCTAGGATTTTATCATCAATCAGttgtaattaacccatttatgactagtggactcactcatctttctaaattgtatcaatttatttccaaaattagggatgtctagtatacttatttgtatatttagaatatttcttacagaaattcctttaagcaaacagcgcaggcccagatgagacgccgcatcaagcggcgtctcatctgggtctacgctgtttgcctaggccttttttctacacgctgggcatacatgggttaaatggTAGAAGCGCCAGATGTTAAGAGACATGCTAAGCTCCTCgccattatacaattaaaatattatttattaattactttaaatacactttaacattaaaacaagaaCGGAtttaactatttaaaatattttagttCTTATTGTTTATATTTCCCATGATTTTGAATTGTGCTATTTGGTCTTACTATGATTTATTGCCGCGTTGGTGACCATGGTCAATCTTGTTTCATGGTCATGCAATTGCAATTGTCAAATATGTATTATAGACCTCGTGGTATATTACCGCCTTTGAACCGGTCTATAACCGGCCTCCTAAAGATAATGTTTTCGTTTCACTAAAATCAGATTAAAAGAAAGTAAAACAAAGAAAGTAGCACCAGTGCATGCTAGTTCCAGCAGAATGCCAGCATATTAAATACATGTGATTTAAAAGGTTTAAGCTAAACAAGTTAGCTGACCTATAATGGACAAAAAGTTATCACATACCACGCACTTAACAGTCCTGCAAGTCTGAAAGGATGGCTTATGAAATGTTCGCATTGTGAGAATCTCTAAGCTTCACACCttagttttaaaatatgtttccgACCATAAATTAATTAATGGGCGTTTGCCGGAGATAACCTATAAATTCGAATTCTTTCCAAAATTGCTAGTATCGACAGTTGTTTATTGAATACGTATGATGAATGCGGCTTTTTTTACCTGAAAGATCATTGGAGGCTCgttttggaaaaactgggctaaatccATGTACGTTAAGTGCATatttgtgcagtccacacaggcttatcaaggacaacacttttcgcttgttGTTTAGACTTGGTATCCGTGGACAATATTTGATTTAGTTTTTATCGCAACATCATGCATACTCAACACACGTTATAACAGACTTCTGACCAAAcagtttgtgtatttatatatgaaaaaCATGCCACTAACCAAGTTAAGACATAATCCACAGTGTTGACCGAAACACTATTTATTCCCCTGCCATCAGTTTTTAATATATCATTCCGCATTAAAATGTACTGGTCTTGTTTAACCTACATACTGAAGAGTAAATTCCTGATTTGTGAAACTAATGTCAGTGTTGTAGTCTAGTAATATACTGTGCAAAATAAACCTCCCGAAAATTTAGTAACAAGCAATTACCAAACGCTTTAAACCCAAGCCTCGGGACGCAACATAATTTGTTTTGATACAGACATATACTTACCCTTTTTAAGTCAACATTCTTGATATCATACAGACCTTATCATGGTAAAAAGCCACCTGCAAATATAAAGCCTTCAATGTCGTGctctttatattatatatgacAAACACACGACCGGAATTACTGCCAAACAATTCTACCGCACTATACACCAAGGCACCACAAGCCAAATTAATTGATACCTGAATaattttattggcgtcgcactgaagtgcggcgactagtatgtaataggtttttgtttcgcttatgggaggagaagttattttacggatcaatgtatatatttttgttgtcagaatatcttgcatagtggtgattttttgtgcaaattagtgtaaataagtactgcatttgtgcctattacatttactaaacaatatttattgccaataatgcaaagctaattcttttaattaataactgatcacagggactgggcaataataaaagatcacagggactgggcaaatacgcggaCCGGTGAAAGtttctggttttgtattaaaacaaaacttctttgttccactatcctagcaactaCCTTGTTACGAATAAAGGCgttatagagcgcgaagcgcgacacgtattattaattgtaataatgagtcttgataaaggaagcagccgcttatcattGAGGATATGTAATCACACGGTGCCGCAAggaaaaagaaacatatttagttCT contains:
- the LOC127853390 gene encoding toll-like receptor 4, whose product is MCTLNEVKMGLFITYLSCVVIVNSKINRISATPKYENRSANGNLRKFVDIYDDIELQWLDSVKWKAVEGQMAISGTDIPDYCHTCNCTQLNNDMYVDCAHRDLSTAFESIRSNTLVLDYSDNGIEIVSFENFVGLTHLNVLSLSFNLIIHLDDTAFNDLTNLTELYLDHNSLIVLHYCIPTGTLDHLTNLRVLTLHGNVNLIDSGSKLNGETFRSLRNLLFLSIDGFKNITFDKNFLYTNLSTLLIKGEPSRCDIDVLEDDAFDGLSKLQNLVMKQCKIKLLSPVALANLKSLVYFDISGNHLLGMKQVLGPVAKALINSKIKILKLNGVSHQTGIKLKSEDFLYISHLNLMELHMDLNSIVTPDGYGFVFSNHSTLKVLSLRRNMLYYSEWFVENVLFLNPNIEVLDCGDQFTVLSLLNITIENSEHDSEVYLNHRKLSIRKFIFTGTRKMLILPDFGRTNFVEYIDISCNYISKFTDNQLTNLFHLMFLNMSNSFIETLSYSLFKNTPSLKYLDMQNNLLGFGLNSSKAADMFAPLKNLETIILSKNRIYSLNKHIFSKCVAIKTIDLSENYLDTFDLILHTLNNVSVLNLRNNRIQTLSQTVRSYLSIIASKHLVVVNLENNKLICSCDNIEFLNWLLNTTVSVTGKDDYNCYFSNSSQSLINTNTVQALETECFKYLALIIVLTAIITLYLVLNIAVIIFRYRWHILYRYIASLRIEIGKRT